One Jeotgalicoccus saudimassiliensis DNA window includes the following coding sequences:
- a CDS encoding carbon starvation CstA family protein, which produces MITFIGAVALLIIGFFTYGKFVEKVFQPKEHRATPAYTKHDGVDYLPMHKNKNALIQLISIAGVGPIFGPIMGALYGPPAFIWIVVGCIFAGGVHDYLTGMISIRNNGAHLPELAGKFLGKAMKHVVNAFSILLLLLVGTVFVASPADLLYDLSNGAVPVIIFIVLIFIYYLLATILPINKIIGTIYPYLGALLLFSTVGIGFALIWNQAPIPELSFTNTHPAGAAIFPLLFLTISCGALSGFHATQSPIISRTTKNETQGRSIFYGMMIAEGIIAMIWAAAAMSLFDGPVTLSELINTIGTGGIVNEISTMMLGPIFGTFAVLGVIVLPITSGDTAFRSARMIIADYIRVPQKKIMSRIWIAAPIFIVSIILTNMDFTLLWRYFNWANQSTAMIALWIGAMYLFIGGRNYWIAVVPAVFMTMTVTTYIINAPIGLNMPMNISLIISAVVTLFITLLFFNAARKRRSEKTPLESDISSWSKEQYAYSK; this is translated from the coding sequence ATGATTACATTTATAGGGGCTGTCGCTCTTTTAATAATTGGGTTCTTTACATACGGGAAATTTGTCGAGAAAGTTTTCCAGCCAAAAGAACACAGAGCAACACCCGCGTACACAAAACATGATGGTGTCGATTATCTGCCAATGCATAAAAATAAAAACGCACTGATTCAATTAATCAGTATTGCCGGGGTTGGTCCAATCTTTGGACCAATTATGGGCGCACTTTACGGTCCGCCGGCATTTATCTGGATTGTCGTGGGCTGTATATTTGCCGGCGGTGTTCATGATTACTTAACAGGTATGATTTCTATTCGTAACAATGGGGCGCACTTACCGGAACTTGCGGGCAAATTTTTAGGAAAAGCAATGAAACATGTCGTAAATGCTTTTTCTATCCTGCTGCTGCTGCTTGTCGGTACAGTATTTGTAGCATCACCTGCAGATTTACTGTATGACCTGTCTAATGGGGCAGTACCGGTCATTATATTTATCGTCCTTATTTTTATCTATTATCTTTTAGCAACAATATTACCGATCAATAAAATTATCGGGACGATTTATCCGTATCTCGGGGCATTGCTCTTATTCAGCACAGTGGGCATCGGATTCGCACTCATTTGGAATCAGGCACCGATTCCTGAACTGTCGTTTACGAATACTCATCCTGCAGGCGCGGCAATATTCCCGCTGCTGTTTTTAACAATTTCATGCGGAGCTTTATCAGGCTTCCATGCCACGCAGTCACCGATTATTTCACGCACAACGAAAAATGAAACACAGGGGCGTTCAATTTTCTACGGAATGATGATTGCAGAAGGTATTATAGCGATGATCTGGGCCGCTGCTGCAATGAGTCTGTTTGACGGACCGGTTACTTTAAGCGAACTGATTAATACGATTGGTACCGGCGGTATCGTCAATGAAATCTCAACGATGATGCTCGGCCCAATTTTCGGTACCTTTGCAGTTTTAGGTGTCATTGTTCTGCCGATTACTTCGGGTGACACTGCATTCAGAAGTGCACGTATGATTATTGCGGACTATATCCGTGTACCTCAGAAAAAAATCATGAGCAGAATCTGGATTGCTGCACCGATATTTATCGTGTCAATTATACTGACAAATATGGATTTTACGCTGTTATGGCGATACTTTAACTGGGCCAACCAGTCAACTGCGATGATTGCACTGTGGATTGGAGCTATGTATCTGTTCATTGGCGGACGAAACTACTGGATAGCTGTTGTACCGGCAGTATTTATGACGATGACGGTAACAACTTATATTATTAATGCACCTATCGGTTTGAATATGCCGATGAACATTTCATTAATCATCAGTGCGGTCGTTACTTTGTTCATTACACTGTTATTCTTTAATGCTGCAAGAAAACGCCGCAGCGAAAAAACACCGCTGGAATCAGATATTTCTTCTTGGAGCAAAGAACAATACGCTTACTCAAAATAA
- a CDS encoding transglycosylase family protein: MKKTILATTLALGLGVTGITAGQADASSYDLNKEELAYTAQNNPEALNASALHEGAYDYNFSHNNFNYDFNSDGTYYAWAYQSNGNAQAELPAQEQTAAPAVKEETQTVEQNNYTYEENSYTYTEEVQEPAQNTQTQAPAVEEVEEPAAPAPQNNTASTTNTNSGLNWGSLAACESGGNPNIVSANGMYHGLYQFDAQTWQSVGGSGVASDASAAEQTKRAQMLYDQRGSQPWPVCGANL, encoded by the coding sequence ATGAAGAAAACAATATTAGCGACTACATTAGCATTAGGTTTAGGCGTAACTGGAATTACAGCAGGTCAGGCAGATGCTTCATCATACGATCTTAACAAAGAAGAACTTGCTTACACGGCACAAAACAATCCTGAAGCTTTAAACGCATCTGCACTTCACGAAGGTGCATATGACTATAACTTCAGCCACAACAACTTTAACTACGATTTCAACTCTGATGGTACTTACTATGCATGGGCTTACCAAAGCAATGGTAACGCACAAGCTGAATTACCAGCTCAGGAACAGACAGCTGCACCTGCAGTAAAAGAAGAAACTCAAACAGTTGAACAAAACAACTACACTTATGAAGAAAACAGCTACACTTACACTGAAGAAGTACAAGAACCGGCACAAAACACACAAACACAAGCTCCGGCAGTAGAAGAAGTTGAAGAGCCGGCAGCACCAGCTCCACAAAACAATACTGCAAGCACAACTAACACAAACAGCGGTTTAAACTGGGGTTCATTAGCTGCATGTGAATCAGGCGGCAACCCTAACATTGTAAGTGCAAACGGTATGTACCACGGTCTTTACCAGTTTGACGCTCAAACTTGGCAGTCAGTTGGCGGTTCTGGTGTAGCATCAGATGCATCAGCAGCTGAACAGACTAAAAGAGCACAAATGCTTTACGACCAAAGAGGTTCACAGCCTTGGCCTGTATGTGGTGCCAACCTGTAA
- a CDS encoding 2-hydroxyacid dehydrogenase yields the protein MTKIYSAVKLPETAVKIIKDQNIELDMHDELTTPKPDEIAEKVKDADGLITGVNVQAPAEVIRANPDLKVIANVGSGFNNIDIEEADKHNIPVTNTPVHESVASTAELAFTLMLALSRRVLPGHEMAVKNEFDGWQVMGYLGGNQVIDKTLAVVGFGQIGQYIGKLALAFNMKLLYVDQEEKDTDLDAKKVSLEEALKEADYVITQVNYNETSHHLFGKKEFEQMKESAYFINTARGGVVDEAALADALKNNQIQAAALDVHEEEPHINETLAKLDNVILTPHIGNDTYEARNKMAEVAADQAVKALNKERLDYQVNK from the coding sequence ATGACTAAAATTTATAGTGCAGTAAAGCTTCCTGAAACTGCAGTAAAAATCATTAAAGACCAAAATATTGAACTGGACATGCACGATGAGTTAACGACACCAAAACCTGATGAAATTGCAGAAAAAGTAAAAGATGCTGACGGTTTAATTACAGGTGTTAACGTGCAGGCACCAGCTGAAGTCATACGGGCAAACCCTGATCTTAAAGTTATTGCAAATGTCGGTTCAGGATTCAACAACATTGACATTGAGGAAGCAGACAAACACAATATTCCTGTCACGAACACTCCGGTTCATGAATCTGTGGCATCCACTGCAGAGCTTGCATTCACGTTGATGCTGGCCTTATCACGACGCGTACTTCCAGGGCATGAGATGGCTGTGAAAAATGAATTCGACGGGTGGCAGGTTATGGGTTACCTCGGCGGAAATCAGGTTATCGATAAAACACTTGCTGTCGTCGGTTTCGGACAGATTGGCCAGTATATCGGCAAACTCGCACTGGCATTTAATATGAAATTGCTATATGTCGATCAGGAAGAAAAAGATACAGACCTCGATGCGAAAAAAGTCAGTCTTGAAGAAGCTTTAAAAGAAGCTGATTATGTGATTACTCAGGTTAACTACAATGAAACATCACATCATCTCTTCGGTAAAAAAGAATTCGAACAGATGAAAGAGTCTGCATACTTCATTAACACTGCACGCGGCGGTGTTGTAGATGAAGCAGCGCTTGCCGATGCTCTTAAAAACAATCAGATTCAGGCTGCAGCGCTCGATGTGCATGAAGAAGAACCGCATATCAATGAAACGCTCGCTAAACTTGATAACGTAATTCTGACACCTCATATCGGTAACGACACTTATGAAGCGAGAAATAAAATGGCGGAAGTTGCTGCGGATCAGGCAGTTAAAGCGCTGAATAAAGAACGATTAGATTATCAGGTAAATAAGTAA
- a CDS encoding sodium:solute symporter family protein — protein sequence MELTNQPMLIWFVVGYGIFMLILGVYYSKKVTTSDDFILAGKSLGPIVLMGTLLATWVGSGSVTGGENSMAYSFGIWPALMSTLPSLIGITTIFIISSKIKHYGKHTVAEILEVKYGRWASLLAAFIIILAFVGIVSYQFQGLGFILSISTGISPETGTIIGAAIIIFLACIGGLMSVAPTDAASAFLVIIGLIIALPLAISAAGGWDQIIANVPDTHTSFTGGLSFLQLMGYYLPTLFLLLGDQNIYQRMAASNNDNSTKRGTIGWILALVIVTPIISVLAFTSRSIFPNIDPGMAVIALTSVLPVAVGGILIAALTAFIVTTGNSYLLSAATSVIYDFFAKYIKKDINDKQKLIYTRLLIPLLGVIAFLLTMYFPTVLSVQMYSYTVYGAGITPALLAVFLFPQVTKAAGLSSMITGLIATLFWEFFYLESTGINSVIVSVPAAIIVLLVVTVFTYKKDNGTCTAAQ from the coding sequence ATGGAACTTACAAATCAGCCAATGTTAATTTGGTTTGTCGTCGGTTACGGCATTTTTATGCTGATACTCGGCGTCTATTATTCTAAGAAAGTCACGACGAGTGATGATTTCATTCTCGCAGGAAAGTCACTCGGTCCTATAGTACTGATGGGGACACTTCTCGCTACATGGGTAGGAAGCGGCTCGGTCACAGGCGGAGAAAACTCCATGGCTTATTCCTTTGGAATCTGGCCGGCATTAATGAGTACTCTTCCATCACTTATCGGTATTACAACAATCTTCATTATTTCATCCAAAATTAAACATTACGGCAAACATACAGTTGCTGAAATACTGGAAGTAAAATACGGCAGATGGGCAAGCCTGCTTGCTGCATTTATTATCATCCTGGCATTTGTCGGTATTGTATCGTATCAATTCCAGGGACTTGGTTTTATCTTAAGTATTTCGACGGGAATCTCACCTGAAACGGGTACCATTATCGGTGCTGCGATTATTATTTTCCTGGCATGTATAGGAGGACTGATGTCTGTCGCTCCAACAGATGCTGCGAGTGCTTTTCTTGTAATCATAGGACTCATTATTGCATTGCCACTGGCAATCTCTGCTGCCGGAGGCTGGGATCAGATTATCGCCAACGTACCGGACACTCACACTTCATTTACAGGCGGGCTAAGCTTCCTGCAGTTAATGGGTTATTATCTTCCGACATTATTCCTTCTTCTCGGGGACCAGAATATTTACCAGAGAATGGCTGCATCTAATAACGATAACAGTACAAAGCGCGGCACAATCGGATGGATTCTTGCACTTGTCATTGTGACACCGATTATTTCTGTTCTTGCTTTCACTTCGCGATCAATTTTCCCGAATATTGATCCGGGAATGGCAGTTATCGCTTTGACAAGCGTACTTCCAGTAGCAGTAGGCGGTATTCTGATTGCTGCATTAACAGCTTTCATCGTAACTACAGGGAACTCATATCTGCTGTCAGCAGCAACAAGTGTAATTTACGATTTCTTCGCTAAATACATAAAGAAAGATATTAATGATAAACAAAAGCTCATCTATACAAGATTACTCATTCCGCTGTTAGGTGTGATTGCATTCTTACTGACAATGTATTTCCCGACAGTACTTTCAGTTCAGATGTATTCATACACAGTATACGGTGCGGGCATTACACCAGCGTTACTGGCTGTCTTCCTGTTCCCTCAGGTGACTAAGGCTGCAGGCCTTTCTTCAATGATTACAGGGCTTATTGCAACGTTATTCTGGGAATTTTTCTATCTGGAATCTACAGGTATAAACTCAGTAATAGTATCTGTGCCGGCTGCAATTATCGTACTGCTTGTTGTCACTGTGTTTACTTATAAAAAAGACAACGGCACCTGCACAGCTGCTCAATAA
- a CDS encoding NAD(P)-dependent oxidoreductase — MKIIVFGATGGVGKSTVRQSLDAGLEVTAFVRTPSKLGMTHEKLNVVKGDAFDKEAVSAAIAGHDAVVSCVGSKKGMKQSEEIRSMTKNIVEGMKDNNVDRIVYTASAGVHNELKGIMGKVIMQLLKNALIDHRAAVGYIQDAGLNYTIVRPMGLTDKEFTGKYREEVSGVPPKSSSIPRADVAHFIVKALTDSKYENSSIGLAT; from the coding sequence ATGAAGATTATAGTATTTGGAGCAACAGGCGGTGTCGGGAAATCCACAGTACGCCAAAGCCTCGATGCAGGACTTGAAGTGACTGCATTTGTACGTACACCATCAAAACTTGGTATGACACACGAGAAGTTAAATGTAGTGAAAGGTGATGCATTTGACAAGGAAGCAGTCAGTGCAGCCATTGCCGGACATGATGCGGTCGTGTCATGTGTCGGCTCGAAGAAAGGCATGAAACAGTCGGAAGAGATTCGGAGTATGACGAAAAATATCGTCGAAGGTATGAAAGACAATAACGTCGACCGTATCGTTTACACAGCATCAGCAGGTGTTCATAACGAATTAAAAGGCATCATGGGAAAAGTCATTATGCAGCTGCTTAAGAATGCATTAATCGATCATCGTGCAGCAGTCGGTTATATTCAGGACGCAGGATTGAACTATACAATCGTCCGTCCGATGGGCTTAACGGATAAAGAGTTCACAGGTAAATACCGAGAAGAGGTTTCAGGTGTGCCGCCTAAATCAAGTTCGATTCCGCGTGCAGACGTTGCACACTTTATCGTTAAAGCATTAACGGATTCTAAATATGAAAACTCGTCAATCGGCCTTGCGACGTGA
- a CDS encoding HD domain-containing protein, with translation MNKEKVIQNIEEWVRAELQNEKSGHDWYHIKRVTDIAKELLKHEEADAFTVTAASLLHDIADDKITSNVDAALDRIKTLLGNNEVSEDTVDTIIDIITTMSFKGGTGRKLTYIEAQIVQDADRLDALGAIGIARTFQYGGAKGQAMYDPDIPVRDKMNFEEYRNGESTSINHFYEKLLLLKDKMNTPAAVKMAEERETFMKNFLDTFFKEWNGEL, from the coding sequence ATGAATAAAGAAAAAGTAATACAGAATATCGAAGAATGGGTCAGAGCCGAACTGCAAAATGAAAAGAGCGGTCATGACTGGTACCACATAAAGAGAGTGACAGATATCGCAAAGGAATTGTTAAAACACGAAGAGGCGGATGCTTTTACCGTGACTGCAGCATCACTGCTGCACGATATTGCAGATGATAAAATCACATCGAATGTCGATGCTGCACTGGACCGCATTAAAACTCTTCTTGGAAATAATGAAGTGTCTGAAGACACTGTTGACACAATTATCGATATTATTACGACGATGTCATTTAAAGGCGGTACAGGGAGAAAACTGACGTATATCGAAGCTCAAATCGTGCAGGACGCAGACCGTCTGGATGCACTGGGTGCAATCGGTATTGCAAGAACGTTTCAGTACGGCGGTGCCAAAGGACAGGCGATGTACGATCCGGATATTCCCGTAAGAGACAAAATGAACTTTGAGGAATACCGGAACGGTGAATCCACATCGATTAATCACTTCTACGAAAAGCTGTTGTTATTAAAAGATAAAATGAACACACCGGCAGCAGTTAAAATGGCTGAGGAACGTGAGACATTTATGAAAAATTTCCTCGATACATTTTTCAAAGAATGGAATGGAGAACTATAA
- a CDS encoding (2Fe-2S)-binding protein: MNNDDLIVCRCEEVSYKTLKDTAEKFQCSSRELKLRTRAAMGYCGGRSCRPVIDQIANDDVQSKETVALKYQPPVRPISFGSLGGE; the protein is encoded by the coding sequence ATGAATAACGACGACTTAATAGTATGCAGATGCGAGGAAGTCAGCTATAAGACTTTAAAAGACACTGCCGAAAAATTCCAGTGCAGTTCAAGAGAGCTGAAATTGCGTACGCGTGCAGCGATGGGATACTGCGGCGGACGTTCATGCAGACCGGTGATTGATCAGATTGCGAACGACGATGTTCAAAGCAAAGAGACTGTTGCATTAAAATATCAGCCGCCTGTCCGGCCGATCAGTTTTGGCAGTCTGGGAGGAGAGTAA
- a CDS encoding (2Fe-2S)-binding protein yields MAERITEHPVLGKIDKSRYVDFQFDGVTYQAIENESLAAALLANNIRTLRRHEKSGTPRGIYCNIGHCFECRVTVNGKSGVRACLTCVEEGMVVESGKIIPEGED; encoded by the coding sequence ATGGCAGAAAGAATTACAGAGCATCCGGTACTTGGCAAGATCGACAAAAGCAGGTATGTTGATTTTCAGTTTGACGGTGTTACATATCAGGCAATAGAAAATGAATCATTGGCCGCCGCTTTACTAGCCAATAACATCAGAACACTCCGCCGGCACGAAAAGAGCGGCACTCCAAGAGGAATATACTGCAACATCGGACACTGCTTTGAATGCAGAGTAACCGTGAACGGAAAATCAGGAGTCAGAGCCTGTTTAACATGTGTTGAAGAAGGCATGGTCGTTGAAAGCGGCAAAATCATTCCGGAAGGTGAGGATTAA
- a CDS encoding NAD(P)/FAD-dependent oxidoreductase, with the protein MYDSIIIGAGPAGLTAASTCAGHGMKVLVIDEYMKAGGRLLGQLYEEPGGGWWNGIEESQKLFADAVNHGAEVMLSTPVNDIENNDDLWTVYTEKGTFQTKKLLLATGAAESPVAVPGWTLPGVMSVGAAQVMTNVHRVKPGNRGIIIGVNVLSAAIAMELKMADVEVAGLTLPEKNMITKDAGDPKAVIKSLLHVSHMAPSMFVKYGSKLMKNNFMQNMGVKFYPKDGVKMWGIPIQLRKAVTEIYGDGQVEGVKLASINADGRVIPGSEKRVALDFVCIAGGLYPLTELAGVAGCPFYLVEELGGYIPLHNDNMETPLPGLYVAGNITGIEGAKVAAAQGRTAGLSMAGDFTGKDIEKEIQESVSETANIRANAYIQFHPDINAGREKLKEQWKQYQLTNE; encoded by the coding sequence ATGTATGATTCCATCATCATAGGGGCAGGTCCTGCGGGACTCACGGCTGCCTCGACCTGTGCCGGGCATGGCATGAAAGTTCTTGTAATTGATGAATACATGAAAGCCGGCGGCAGACTGCTCGGTCAGTTGTATGAAGAACCGGGCGGCGGCTGGTGGAACGGTATTGAAGAATCGCAGAAACTCTTTGCAGATGCCGTTAATCATGGTGCAGAAGTTATGTTGAGCACGCCGGTAAATGATATCGAAAACAATGATGATCTATGGACGGTCTATACCGAAAAAGGTACATTCCAGACTAAAAAGCTGCTGCTTGCCACAGGTGCCGCTGAATCACCGGTCGCTGTACCGGGCTGGACATTACCCGGCGTAATGTCGGTCGGTGCTGCACAGGTCATGACGAACGTCCATCGTGTAAAACCCGGTAACCGCGGGATTATTATCGGCGTAAATGTATTGTCCGCTGCGATTGCCATGGAATTAAAAATGGCGGATGTAGAAGTTGCCGGATTAACATTACCCGAAAAAAATATGATAACGAAAGATGCCGGCGATCCGAAAGCAGTGATTAAATCACTGCTCCACGTTTCTCATATGGCGCCGTCAATGTTTGTAAAATACGGCAGCAAGTTAATGAAAAATAACTTCATGCAGAATATGGGTGTGAAGTTTTATCCGAAAGACGGTGTGAAGATGTGGGGGATTCCAATCCAGCTGCGTAAAGCTGTCACTGAAATTTACGGTGACGGACAAGTCGAGGGTGTTAAGCTCGCTTCTATTAATGCAGACGGTAGAGTCATACCGGGGAGCGAGAAGAGGGTTGCACTGGATTTCGTCTGTATCGCGGGTGGTCTGTACCCGTTAACAGAACTGGCCGGTGTCGCAGGATGTCCGTTTTATCTCGTTGAGGAACTCGGCGGATATATTCCACTGCACAATGACAATATGGAAACTCCGCTTCCGGGACTTTATGTCGCAGGCAACATTACTGGTATCGAAGGCGCCAAAGTGGCTGCTGCACAGGGTAGAACAGCAGGATTATCGATGGCTGGTGACTTTACCGGTAAAGATATTGAAAAAGAGATTCAGGAATCAGTCAGTGAAACGGCAAATATCAGAGCGAATGCATACATACAGTTCCACCCCGATATTAATGCCGGCAGAGAGAAGTTAAAAGAACAGTGGAAGCAGTATCAGCTGACAAATGAATAA